The segment AAGGGTCACCACTAATTCCAGGGTCTAGTTGCAATCTAGAAAATCCAGGAATTGAAGACAGAACTTCCGGTAATCTGATAATGAGGAACTATCAAGGATTCGTGTCTCAAGTCTATTTCCTACATATTGGTTCAAGATCACATTATAACTTATTCGCCTTCTATTTGATCGAGATCGACAAAGCCCCTGTTTGCTTAATTCCTTTGCATGCCTATGCCTATGCCTATGCCTATGCAGTCAATCCTGAGATTCAGACGAAAGACGAAACACCAACCTGCCTTCGGCCAGCTCAAGCGATTCCTCCCAACAATTGTAAGATCCGATGGCTTCGAGCGTAATGGAAGGATGTGCCTACCTAGTATCTTGCTTCCCTGAGAACTATATATGGTAACAAATGAGTTCTCAGAACAGTGGGGAAAAGTGTGCTTAGAACTCGAATACTGTACAGCTGGCGGCATTTTTTACCATTCGACGAAGGTGGGAGTTGAGATGCCAGCAGTGGCCCAGCACCTATGTTTTTCCGACCCATTAGAGAATAATGAGTGACGAACAATCATGTCTACCTACCTCGTGGTAGGCAAGGATTACTACAAATTAGAACCAATCGGAGACGGGCTGTTGATGGAGTTGGGACGGATTGGAAAGTAAATTTTCCATAGAACCTAGTTAATAGGAGGATCCTAACAGAAACGAGGCTGCATGTTAATATACCAAGCTTCATGTGAAGAGATGCCGTTGGATCTAGGTTGTCAAGTTATGTCGCTTCCTGGGCACTTTCGGTACACTCGCTTCGCCCctctgtttcttcttcgttccaATATGAAGGCTCATCCTTGTGAATATCTCTCGAACAAAAACGATGTTGAGATGGACGGGGTACGTCAATCATGAGATTAGTGTTCGTCTACTCCTGCCCTGAACTCCATCGGCGAATACGATCAATTCGGAGAATAAAGGTTCGGGTAATAGAGGTGGTACGCTGAGTCTGCTTCTGGCAAACAAACGACATGAGAATTACTCGGGTGGCTGGCGGGTTGTTCTTTCGGATGAAGATATGGTGCCGGTGTATCTGTGAAACAGACAGCTTTAGAAAGACAGTGAGATTGACATCTGCAAGTATCATgccctcctcttcttctatcGCTACCGTGCCAGTCCTGAAGCTGGTGATAAACAAcgattattctattttattctatttcaagAATGAAACGACGCTGCGCTGGCCCTCCGAGGGCCtctgccgtggaggcagactgTTTGGAAAGGAAATACAGAAGATTATTGATGTGACACTATTCATTGCCTAGGGTCCAATTGCAAAACGTGATGcatgggtagatgggtaggtaggcagtaggtagtaggtaggtggatggatgggcgAGTGAGTGGCCCAGTCTCCATGTCCGATTTCCAACATCCAGAATCAATATCAGCTCCAGTCTATACTCGCTCTGCACTTATCGAGACTCGAGACAGTATCAGTATCTCCCAGAAGCAAGCCTCTATTACTCAATCGCTTCTACTGCTTTCTACAGACAAGCGCACAGACCAAGCAGCATCAACAATCAAGCTTCACTCCAGTTACGGTGATTACAGTTAGAGTCGCAGTCACTGTCACTCTAAACATGCGCAGGCGGCTCGGCATGTCATACCCGTTTCAATGAAGGCGACTGACTGACTTCTTTTACTAATTAATAATGAGAGAGAGAACTGGGAAAATTCTGGAATTCCagccaatcaaatcaacatgTGAATTGTCATTATTTACGATTAAGAGAGATTCCTAGAAAGGACACTTGTTCACGAAGATAGCACTCACTTAGTATCCAggtattattaaataatcgCATCTCTTTTGGGAACTTCTAGATTTATCATCCTGTTGGAATAgaatccctccctccctccataGCATTCTCTTTCTCGTCCATCGCACTTCTTTCGGTTTggcagaaagaaagaaaaaggagatcTGTCCATAAATCTTCCTAGTTAGATGAGACAATCAATTTGATCGAAGTGGCTATTATCGCTACaatccttcctctctctaCATATTGCCCCACGTTGTCTTCAACATAACATAAAGTCATGGACAGTGCATATTCCCAATCGACCTCTGAGGTCTTGGATCATTTCTCCGTATCCGAATCTCAAGGTCTCACAGACGCTCAAATTACTGCATCGAGGGAGAAGCATGGTCGTAATGGTAAGCACGCAATATTCCTCTCTCCCGCATCATTTGTGCCGCTTCAATCAGAGCTTTGGCTAATCATACAACAGCTATCGCAGATGAGCCTCCAACTCCCATTTGGGAACTTATCCTCGAACAATTCAAAGATCAATTAGTTATTATACTCCTCGCCTCCGCGGCCATTTCCTTCGTCTTGGCTCTTTtcgaagatgaaggaggatGGACTGCTTTTGTCGACCCCGCAGTGGTATGTGTTGACTCTCCATAAAGATTAACTTGTCGCGGTGCTAATGTGTCGATATAGATTCTCACCATTTTGATCCTTAATGCCGTCGTTGGTGTATCGCAAGAAAGTAGCGCGGAGAAAGCAATTGCGGCCCTTCAAGAATACTCAGCAAATGAAGCCAAAGTGGTTCGAAATGGACATGTCACTCGAGTTCGCGCGGAAGAATTGGTTCCTGGAGATATCATCACAATCGCAGTAGGAGACAGAATTCCTGCAGATTGCAGAGTCATCGCAATTCAGAGCAACAGTTTCTCAGTCGACCAAGCCATTCTTACtggagagagtgagagtgttGGAAAAAGTACTGCGGCTGTCACGGATTTGAAGGCCGTTAAGCAGGATCAAGTAAACATGCTTTTCTCTGGAACCACTGTTGTCACCGGGCATGCAACTGCAATCGTCGTTCTTACCGGATCTTCTACAGCCATTGGTGATATTCACGAAAGTATTACGGCACAGATTTCAGAGCCAACTCCACTCAAGCAAAAACTCAACGATTTTGGAGACACTTTGGCGAAGGTTATCTCAGTTATCTGTATTGTGGTCTGGCTTATCAACATTCCTCATTTTAATGATCCTTCTCATGGAAGTTATGCTAAGGGTGCGATTTACTACCTAAAGATTGCAGTATCCCTCGGTGTTGCAGCTATTCCAGAAGGTCTCGCTGTTGTCATTACAACTTGTTTGGCCCTTGGTACCCGTAAAATGGCCGCCAAGAATGCCGTTGTTCGAAGCTTGCCTTCAGTAGAAACTCTAGGTAGTTGCAGCGTGATCTGTTCGGACAAAACTGGTACCTTGACTACAAACCAAATGAGTGTCAACAAAGTCGTTTATATCAATGATGCAGGTTCTGACCTTGAGGAGCTGGACGTTGAAGGAACTACCTTCTCTCCTAACGGtaaaattctttcaaatggCACTGTGATGACAGACGTAGCCACAAAATCGAATACCATCTTTCAAATGGCCGAGGTAGCAGCTCTTTGTAACGAATCTGCACTTGCATTTGATTCTAAGTCTAACACTTATTCAAACGTCGGAGAACCTACTGAAGGCGCTCTACGTGTTTTGGTAGAGAAAATTGGAACCTTGGACGCAGGTCACAATCAAGCAAGAGCCAGCATTGCGGCGAGTGACTCTCTCCACCACGCAAGCTCCTGGTATGAAAAAAGAACTCCTCATCTCGCTACTTATGAATTCTCTCGCGATAGAAAGAGCATGTCTGTTCTTGTCGGAAACGGTCAGCAACAAAAATTACTTGTCAAGGGagccccagaaaatattatcaatcgTTGCACTCACACTTTGGTTGGATCTAACGGCAAGAGAGTCCCACTCACAGAGTCTCTTGAGAAGCTTTTGTTGAAGGAAGTCGTCGAATATGGTAATAAAGGTCTACGTGTTATCGCACTCGCTAGCGTGGAAGATGTTGGGTCTAATCCATTATTGAAGTCGGCAACTACTACTACTGAATACACCCAAATTGAGCAGAAATTGACTCTCCTTGGTCTTGTCGGTATGCTTGATCCCCCTCGCCCAGAGGTAGCAGGATCCATCCGAAAATGTAAGGAAGCCGGAATTCGAGTCATTGTCATTACTGGTGATAACCGCAACACTGCCGAAGCAATCTGCAAACAAATTGGTGTTTTCGAACAATTCGAGGATCTTAAGGGCAAAAGTTACACTGGCCGagaatttgataatcttAGCCAAAGCGAGCAATTGGTTGCTGCTAAGACTGCCTCATTATTTTCTCGTGTTGAACCAAGTCATAAATCCAAGCTTGTAGATCTTTTACAATCAGCTGGTGAAGTGGTAGCTATGACTGGTGATGGTGTCAATGATGCACCTGCTCTCAAGAAGGCCGATATTGGTGTTGCTATGGGTTCTGGTACTGATGTCTCTAAACTTGCTTCCGACATGGTTCTTGCCGATAATAACTTTGCTACTATTGAAGTTGCAATTGAAGAAGGTCGATCCATCTATAACAACACTCAACAATTCATCCGTTATCTCATATCCTCCAACATTGGCGAGGTTGTTTCTATCTTCTTGACAGCAGCAGTGGGTATGCCAGAGGCTTTAATTCCTGTTCAACTCTTATGGGTCAACCTTGTTACCGACGGTCTCCCAGCTACAGCTTTATCATTCAACCCTCCTGATCATGATATCATGAAAAGACAACCAAGAAAGCGTGATGAAGCATTGATTGGTGGCTGGCTCTTCTTCCGTTACATGGTCATCGGTATCTATGTCGGTCTTGCTACTGTAGCTGGTTATGCATGGTGGTTCATGTACAACTCAGAAGGACCACAAATTACCTTCTGGCAACTATCTCACTTCCACAAATGTTCAGCTCAATTCTCAGACATCGGCTGCGAAATGTTTTCGAACGACATGGCTAAATCTGCATCCACGGTCTCACTCTCGATCCTTGTCGTTATCGAAATGTTCAACGCCGTCAACGCTCTCTCTTCTAGTGAATCTCTTCTCACCCTTCCTCTTTGGGAAAACATGATGTTGGTCTACGCTATTGCCTTATCTATGGCATTACACTTTGCGCTCCTCTATACACCTATCTTGCAAACtcttttctcaattctcCCAATGAATTGGAATGAGTGGCAGGCGGTTCTTATTATTAGTGCTCCTGTTATGTAAGTTTTTCCCTATTCCTTGCTCATGGAATCTGGctttatatatgtatgatcTTACTTGCTAACGTTCTTAACTTATTAGTATCATTGACGAAGGTCTGAAATTCTTAGAAAGACAATTCTTCATGCAAAAGTCGGCAATTAAAGAAAGACCAAAGAAGGAATAGATGCCTCTCCATGGATTCGCATGAAGAATGCGCACTTCGATGGGAAGTAGAACAGCTGCTTGAAATAGCTGGTAAGAAAACGGTGGGGGTGTAAACTATTAGATTTTGGTAGATATTAGATTAACATACATGTACGATACCTCCCACGTAAAAGGAGGGGTATTGAACTTGAatcaagaatataaaattacaCATGCATGATTACCAATTTATTTAGTACTACCTGGGCATTTGGAAAAATACCTAAATGTTTGCAAAGAGTTCAATCATGAAGAGGCAATagtgaaattgaaaagcaaACGCCTACGTAGATGTGTCATTTATGCTCGTTTTGTATCTATGAAGCCCTTGATGCCTTGGCTATTCGCTAGATAGATCTAATACTACAAATCTTTCCTATCTTGCGTGCTTGCTAACTGCACACAAGAAGGCATCTTTCACTGCTTCCTGTAAGAATCCCTGAGCATTGTCTTCATACCGTCGTATGCATCGTTTTCTGTCAGGGATACGAGTTCGTGTACCTTCAAGATTACAACTGCGTCCTCCATCACAATTACGGCTTCGTTATAATTCACACCATTTAATCTTGTCTGCCCTTCAGTAACCTCTTGGTAACCTTATCCTTCTCAATAATGTAAACATGGGCTCCCCAACCTGACAGAGCATCTCTGTCGACTGCGTTCAAGAGTGCTTGTGATATTGTCTCGAAGAGATCTTCTGGTCCCtggatttgagaattgagcTGTTAgcatttgataatatatgtGATGAACCTGTTTTTGATTCCCACAAAGATAATTCCCATAGAACCGTTCCAGAAGTCGATCCCGCAATCatctcaagaagaagaaaagcaacCAAGAAGTTAAACTCACCAAATCTGGCTCCCACAACCCTTCACAAGTACCAAATAATTGATCACTTGCAGTTCCACTAACAATGAAATCCTTTGCGAAATCAATACAACCAATACTATCAAACCCACAGATAAACGGCTTCCCAGTCTTCTGATCCAATCCCGCAACCACAGGACTAACGAAAAACGGACCAAAGCGACGTTCGTACAGCGAACTTGAGACGAGATTCGCCATGGTGGTGGGAGAAATATTGCGCTCCTCGCGGAGTCGATACATGTTTACTTTGTAGCGGAAGAGATCCGAGACGGTAGAGACATCTGTGGCGAGACCGGTAAGACCGAGATAGACGGAGGGGCCGTAGGAGAAGATTTTGGGGAAGTTGTTGGAGACGGTTAGGGCTTGGAGACCGAGGCGGAGATCGCAGGCTATGGCGACGCAGTCTTTACCTACCATGGCTACGCAGGCACCGCCATCTGAGGAGAATGGTTAGTACTTGTGGTTTGGGGTTGGGATCTTGTAGGATAGAGAGGAGGGCGTActgatggagaatggagagcTCTAGATGTAAGTGTTAGCTGGGTATTCATAGCGTAGATAACATGTTTAAGATATGTATGGTTTTCTGTAGGGAAAGCAAGCTTACCATTGTGAATAAAGTATACGAATTCAGGGTATCAAGAACTGGATAAATCAGAGAACGACAATTTTGCTCTTGCTGGTAAGGAGGTTCGCAGATAAAGGGTTTGGTGATTCAAGTTCAAGTGGTCTGGGGTTGCAATATTGAGGTTGTGAGAGAGATATGGACAAGGTAGACACGGCTGGCGCGTCGATGTTGAGCTCTCAAGCTGACGCTTGGGCCAACAAGGCAACGATTATGAGGTACGAGAGGGTCCATCAGCGAACACCTACTTTGATATGATTTCACACTCGTTACTTGTATAAAAGAAGGGACTTTGGGATTATATTTCATACTACTTCCTGGTGGAAAGATTATAGATTCGAAGGGAAGTACATTATACTCTTGGCCTTGTTTACTTATTATCCATTACAAATTCACTTATTACTTGGCTTGACTTCCGCCGTGCTCTGCAAGGTTGCTTTACGACAAGCTTGTCAACACCCCGCCACAAACTTCCAACGCCCTTACAAATATCACAGAACTTTATAGAAGGAAACTACGAATACAACATAACAACTTCCACCAgcaatatttctatttactTGAAGTCGATAGCGGTCACTCCCTAAATCTCATAGTCGAGCCATTCTACAATTCATACCATCTACTGCAGTAACTACCAATTCCTAGGTATGGCTTCCAACGTGGTAGTCATCGATAAGTCCTTCAACAGGGCAACTATAAAAGTCACTCCCGGCACGTACATGAGTGAAGTTGTCTCGGAAGCCTGCAAGAAGCTTGGAAAGAAAAGCACCAACTACGATCTCAAGAGAAACAACGACAAAGCCATCGATTTATCCCAAACATATCGTCAAACGGGTCTCACCACCGGCGCAAAACTCACCTTGGTCGAAGCTTCCAGATCTCCCGCTCCCGTCTCCATTGCGCTCCAATTACCACAAGATCTCGCATCTGCGGTTCCGGGTGGGAGGTTAAAAGATACGTTTCCTAGTAATACAACATTATGGCTTATTCTCCGCAAATTCGAGTCTAGCAACGGAGCTGCGAATTTAAATTTCACGGGGAGAGGAGTAGCGCAACTACAAAATGGCGCTTCGGGAGCTGGTCGCATGGTGTATGAGATGCCGGTGCTGAATGTGATGGGAAGAGAAATGGCGACATTTGGAGATTTACAAAAGACGCTTGCGAATTTGGGATTGAACAAGGGCACGGGATTGCTGAGACTTACATTTCGACAAACGGATCAGCCGATTGAGGAGGCGATGAAGGATATTGGAGAATATTTCAAGGAGGAAGAGCAAGAACCTGAAGCCCCTGCCGAAACGCCAAAGAAAGTTGAAAGTATAACGGATACTATTACGCATCTTCCTTCTGAATCAGAACAgcaaaatgaagatataacTATGGAGGATTCTGATCCTTCAGATACAACTCCCTATTCAACACCCACACCCGCCGGCGCAACCACAAACACTACACCTTCCAACCCACCTCTGTCCTCCTCGACCGACCCCTCCACCTCCCCTCAAATTCTTGGCCCAGATGGCCTTCCTCTAACTGTCTTCCTTGCTCCCAGCAACTCCACTCCCCTTGCAGCCCTCGTCCCTCACAACGATGACGATTACAcccccaccatccaccacGCCAAATCCGTGCTATCTCGTCTTCAAAACAGTTCTCAAAACACAAAACTTCTTTCCTACGATGAAGAACTTGCGCTTGAAACTTCCAATCAAGCTCGCCTATCCAAAATCAAGGAAATCCCTCTTCGCATTCGATTCCCAGATCAAATGGCTATTAGCAAATCCATCACTAATGAGTCTCACGGAAAATGGCTTTATGACTATGTACGCGGATTGATCGTTCATGAGAATGAACCTTTTAAATTGATCTATCAGGGTAAcaaaggaagagaaacaaTACCTAATGAAGAGAGTAAACTCTTAATCAAACATTTGGGAATTCAGGGTCCAACGGTGGTTAATTTAGCGTGGGAAGACTCGGCAAATATCGGGGGATTGAAGGGAAAACCGGTGTTAAAGGATATTTATAGGGAGAAAGCTACAGAGCAGCCAGTGCCCGTTGTGGAGAGTGTgggggagaaagaagaggagagaaagccAG is part of the Botrytis cinerea B05.10 chromosome 1, complete sequence genome and harbors:
- the Bcpup3 gene encoding Bcpup3 gives rise to the protein MSSPFSINGGACVAMVGKDCVAIACDLRLGLQALTVSNNFPKIFSYGPSVYLGLTGLATDVSTVSDLFRYKVNMYRLREERNISPTTMANLVSSSLYERRFGPFFVSPVVAGLDQKTGKPFICGFDSIGCIDFAKDFIVSGTASDQLFGTCEGLWEPDLGPEDLFETISQALLNAVDRDALSGWGAHVYIIEKDKVTKRLLKGRQD